A genomic region of Persephonella marina EX-H1 contains the following coding sequences:
- the fliQ gene encoding flagellar biosynthesis protein FliQ, protein MTVDQAINLMQGMLFTSLMVGGPVILIAFIVGLLISIFQAATQIHEMTLTFIPKIVATIVALIIFGSWMFRQLVEYTQEVLKNIIVLIS, encoded by the coding sequence ATGACTGTAGATCAGGCTATAAACTTGATGCAGGGGATGCTTTTCACATCACTTATGGTTGGAGGCCCTGTTATACTTATAGCCTTTATTGTTGGTCTTCTTATAAGTATATTTCAGGCAGCAACACAGATTCACGAGATGACATTAACATTCATACCAAAGATAGTTGCCACTATTGTTGCACTTATCATTTTTGGATCATGGATGTTCAGACAGCTTGTTGAGTACACACAGGAAGTATTAAAAAATATAATAGTTCTGATATCCTGA
- the fliP gene encoding flagellar type III secretion system pore protein FliP (The bacterial flagellar biogenesis protein FliP forms a type III secretion system (T3SS)-type pore required for flagellar assembly.), with protein MRIIILSFLIITYTSLGQTDAVNDTLAQLNNLDITLKILFLITILSLAPSILITVTAFVRIVIVLSLLRHALGIPQSPPNQVIIAFSLFLTFFVMKPVFDDINGNAIQPYLKKEIGDMEAIERAKEPVKKFMLKNTRKEDLKLFLDIAGEKPKSPDEVSMVSLIPAFMISEIKTAFEIVFIIFLPFLIIDMLVASILMSMGMMMIPPMLISLPFKLILFVLADGFELLTKALIQSYQ; from the coding sequence ATGAGAATAATAATCCTTAGCTTTCTTATCATAACTTATACATCCTTGGGACAGACTGATGCTGTGAACGATACGCTGGCACAGCTTAACAATCTCGATATAACACTCAAGATTCTCTTCCTCATTACTATACTCAGCCTTGCCCCTTCAATACTTATCACAGTTACAGCGTTTGTAAGGATAGTTATCGTTCTGTCTCTTTTAAGACATGCCCTCGGTATCCCTCAGTCCCCTCCAAATCAGGTTATAATAGCTTTTTCCCTCTTCCTTACATTTTTTGTGATGAAACCTGTTTTTGACGATATAAACGGTAATGCTATACAGCCCTATCTAAAAAAAGAGATAGGAGATATGGAAGCTATTGAAAGGGCAAAGGAGCCTGTAAAAAAGTTTATGCTTAAAAATACAAGAAAGGAAGATCTTAAACTGTTTTTAGATATAGCTGGAGAAAAGCCCAAATCACCTGATGAGGTAAGTATGGTCTCCCTCATACCTGCATTTATGATAAGTGAGATAAAAACGGCATTTGAGATCGTATTTATAATATTTCTGCCATTTCTTATAATAGATATGCTTGTTGCGAGTATACTGATGTCCATGGGTATGATGATGATTCCACCAATGCTCATATCTCTTCCTTTTAAGCTTATACTTTTCGTTCTTGCCGACGGTTTTGAGCTTTTAACAAAAGCTTTAATACAGAGTTACCAGTAG
- a CDS encoding FliM/FliN family flagellar motor switch protein has protein sequence MSQEHDISFLKDVTVKVTGEVGRVKKLFIEIITLKEGDIIKLDKHIEDYVELYVKDQLFAVGELIVANEKYGIRVVDLA, from the coding sequence ATGTCACAGGAGCACGATATATCTTTCTTGAAGGATGTTACAGTAAAGGTAACAGGAGAGGTAGGTAGAGTCAAAAAACTTTTTATAGAGATAATTACCCTTAAAGAAGGGGACATTATAAAGCTTGATAAACATATAGAGGATTATGTTGAACTTTATGTAAAAGATCAGCTGTTTGCCGTTGGTGAACTTATCGTAGCAAACGAGAAATACGGCATAAGGGTTGTGGATCTTGCTTGA
- a CDS encoding flagellar basal body-associated FliL family protein, whose product MAEENKEQEQEEKKGGKKKLLIIAVLLLVILAGGGGAAYKFLVLDKQKEEKQENKAEKIQEEIKDIENLGIMFEVGTFIVNLADKDADRFLKVTVILEIENEQVKMEVEKRLPQIKDAITTLLFTKNSRELKTAEGIELLKEEIIKRVNAILPLGGVKNVYFTDFVIQTA is encoded by the coding sequence ATGGCTGAGGAAAATAAAGAGCAGGAACAGGAAGAGAAGAAAGGTGGGAAGAAAAAACTACTTATAATAGCTGTCCTCCTCCTTGTTATACTCGCAGGTGGAGGAGGGGCAGCTTATAAATTTTTAGTCCTTGACAAACAGAAGGAAGAAAAACAGGAAAACAAGGCAGAGAAGATTCAGGAAGAGATAAAGGATATAGAAAACCTCGGGATTATGTTTGAGGTTGGTACATTTATAGTTAACCTTGCGGACAAGGATGCTGATAGATTTTTGAAAGTTACAGTAATACTTGAGATAGAGAACGAGCAGGTAAAGATGGAAGTGGAAAAGAGACTTCCACAGATAAAGGATGCTATAACAACACTTCTTTTTACAAAAAACTCAAGGGAGCTCAAAACAGCTGAAGGTATAGAGCTTTTAAAGGAAGAGATAATAAAGAGGGTAAATGCTATACTACCTTTAGGCGGTGTAAAGAATGTTTACTTTACAGATTTTGTAATACAGACAGCGTAG